A genomic window from Fibrobacterota bacterium includes:
- a CDS encoding RES family NAD+ phosphorylase, which yields MITAFRILKASRIDGAFSGIGAAKSGGRWNSPGMRAVYVSSTRSLSVLETLVHLDSGSLPLSFVCIPVSFRLDQIEVLDRSTLPKRWMDPGALELRAIGDEWLGSRQSLALQVPSAIIPQEFNFVLNPEHPKFSTIVQKSPENFRFDPRLK from the coding sequence TTGATCACGGCGTTCCGCATCCTGAAAGCCTCGCGGATCGACGGCGCCTTCTCCGGGATCGGCGCCGCTAAAAGCGGCGGCAGGTGGAACAGCCCAGGAATGCGAGCAGTCTACGTAAGCTCCACTCGATCGCTTTCGGTCCTCGAAACCCTCGTCCACCTGGACAGCGGATCTCTCCCACTCTCCTTCGTCTGCATTCCGGTATCCTTCCGCCTTGATCAGATCGAAGTGTTGGATCGGAGCACTCTTCCCAAGCGCTGGATGGATCCCGGCGCCCTTGAACTTCGTGCCATCGGAGACGAATGGCTTGGCTCGAGGCAATCCCTCGCCCTCCAGGTGCCCAGCGCGATCATTCCTCAGGAATTCAATTTCGTCCTGAATCCGGAACACCCCAAGTTTTCGACGATCGTCCAGAAATCTCCGGAAAATTTCCGCTTCGATCCTCGCCTGAAGTGA
- the ruvX gene encoding Holliday junction resolvase RuvX, translating into MPRWLGIDWGARRIGVALSDLEGLQAFGYTTLDSRDKDPIGRILSICEDEDVGWIVLGLPLRSDTGEESQSAKAVREFSETLAARTKIPLHFEDERFSSFAAEQDLKAAGWRPGKDPKGLVDKAAAKVLLQDFLDRRARGETTE; encoded by the coding sequence GTGCCAAGATGGCTGGGAATTGACTGGGGAGCAAGGCGCATCGGCGTGGCCCTCTCGGATCTCGAGGGGCTCCAGGCCTTTGGCTACACCACGCTGGACTCGCGCGACAAGGATCCAATCGGACGGATCTTGTCCATCTGCGAGGACGAAGACGTGGGCTGGATCGTGCTGGGGCTCCCCCTGCGATCGGACACGGGGGAGGAGTCCCAGTCGGCCAAGGCCGTTCGGGAGTTCTCCGAGACTCTGGCCGCGCGCACCAAAATTCCTCTCCACTTCGAGGACGAACGGTTCTCCAGCTTCGCCGCCGAGCAGGATTTGAAGGCTGCTGGCTGGCGCCCCGGCAAGGACCCCAAGGGTCTGGTGGACAAAGCCGCCGCCAAGGTGCTGTTGCAGGACTTCCTGGACCGGCGCGCACGCGGCGAGACCACCGAATGA
- a CDS encoding TfoX/Sxy family protein encodes MSTSPQTIEHLESLYDGDHVWLAKKMFGEYAIYLDGKIVGLVCDDRLFVKALEEAKAVLGDQYQEAPPYPGAKLHAEPTDRFLERRGNLKKLLDTLWEVLPAPKPKVKKVRKPA; translated from the coding sequence ATGTCCACCTCCCCCCAAACCATCGAACACCTGGAATCCCTCTACGATGGCGACCACGTCTGGTTGGCCAAAAAGATGTTCGGCGAATACGCGATCTACCTGGACGGAAAGATCGTGGGCCTGGTCTGCGACGACCGGCTGTTCGTGAAGGCCTTGGAAGAAGCCAAAGCCGTGCTGGGCGACCAATACCAAGAGGCCCCACCCTACCCCGGCGCCAAGCTCCACGCCGAGCCCACCGACCGTTTCCTGGAGCGGCGCGGGAATCTCAAAAAGCTGCTGGATACGCTCTGGGAGGTGCTCCCGGCCCCCAAACCGAAGGTCAAGAAAGTCCGCAAACCCGCCTGA
- a CDS encoding DUF4388 domain-containing protein has product MTTDPKIVLSVIGGCVLVLLGLVALLLSRRRLRSHMEGRNRWVLLATESTSRSDALLLAFQAAGWDAQILPQGVGLGEFLGGFHPSLLVLDPTLHGAELASLEANDARVASTPVVLLGDHPTDRKAAPMRSWVGRHARAKEILKTGALLVALVPGPNQLSRRHEFQGPLAPGTLLELLYFLANAQRTGRVEISTAGFAGWIWIDKGEIRHCHSGRSEGEKALHALLDLVQGKFGFRAGVAAPKVTVRSSTVYLLHEYARLRDERAKMAGN; this is encoded by the coding sequence ATGACCACGGATCCCAAGATCGTGCTCTCCGTCATCGGAGGGTGCGTTCTGGTCTTGTTGGGGCTCGTGGCGCTTTTGTTGTCGCGCCGGCGACTGCGCAGCCACATGGAAGGCCGCAATCGCTGGGTGCTTTTGGCCACCGAATCCACCAGCCGTTCTGACGCGCTGCTTCTGGCCTTCCAGGCGGCTGGATGGGATGCGCAAATTTTGCCGCAAGGAGTGGGACTCGGCGAGTTCCTGGGCGGGTTCCACCCCTCGCTTCTGGTGTTGGATCCCACCTTGCACGGCGCGGAACTCGCCTCGCTGGAAGCCAACGATGCGCGCGTGGCATCAACCCCCGTGGTCCTGCTGGGCGACCACCCCACCGACCGCAAGGCGGCCCCGATGCGCTCTTGGGTGGGGAGGCATGCGCGTGCCAAGGAAATCCTCAAAACAGGTGCGTTGCTCGTCGCCTTGGTGCCCGGCCCCAACCAGCTCTCTCGCCGCCACGAATTCCAAGGGCCGCTGGCTCCCGGAACCCTGTTGGAGCTCCTCTACTTCCTGGCCAACGCCCAAAGAACCGGTCGCGTGGAAATCAGCACGGCCGGGTTCGCCGGTTGGATCTGGATCGACAAGGGCGAAATCCGTCATTGCCACAGCGGGCGTTCGGAAGGGGAAAAGGCCCTGCACGCCCTGCTGGATCTGGTCCAGGGGAAATTCGGGTTCCGCGCCGGAGTCGCCGCGCCGAAGGTCACGGTTCGCTCCTCCACGGTGTACCTTCTGCACGAATACGCGAGACTGAGGGACGAACGTGCCAAGATGGCTGGGAATTGA
- a CDS encoding DUF2752 domain-containing protein translates to MRSDPKKTLLVASGLAIACVILFRFDPAVTRLYPPCPVHALTGWYCPGCGSLRGLHRLVHGDLAGAFSLNPLMVLSIPLIAWLLTKPRWAYHPRSPWILFWVITAYGILRNAPLWPFHLLAPH, encoded by the coding sequence GTGAGATCGGATCCGAAGAAGACCCTCCTGGTCGCTTCGGGTCTTGCCATCGCCTGCGTGATCCTGTTTCGCTTCGATCCCGCTGTCACGCGATTGTATCCGCCCTGCCCGGTCCATGCCCTCACGGGCTGGTATTGCCCTGGCTGCGGCAGCCTTCGAGGGTTGCACCGGCTGGTCCACGGCGATCTCGCCGGAGCCTTTTCCCTCAATCCTCTGATGGTTCTTTCCATCCCCTTGATCGCTTGGCTTCTCACCAAACCGCGCTGGGCCTATCACCCCCGCTCGCCATGGATTCTATTCTGGGTCATCACGGCCTACGGGATCCTGCGCAATGCGCCCCTGTGGCCCTTCCATCTTCTCGCCCCTCACTGA
- a CDS encoding NAD+ synthetase has product MILRLGAAALATTPLDFSGNLKLAREAVRQARDLGVQLLCLPELWISGYGCEDMFLSAWVAERSLASLKVFAAEIPEGMLVTAGLPVRVRGRVHNACALLGGGKVLGLAAKRHLAREGIHYEPRWFTPWTPGALETHPELGCPIGDQVFEWQGVRIGFEICEDAWAAGRPGLELAAADCDVILCPSASHFALGKDILRGRLVADGSRSLGTAFVWANLSGNEAGRAIYDASCRIASCGRILTEGERLTFRSVVVSAADVDLEEIRTHRAVSGHPVPANAPRVQLVDLPIAPAKADLPAAIERGTFDPHTEFARATALAMWDYLRKAGAKGFILSLSGGADSAACAVLSHLAFHWALEELGEDGFRQALPRIDLPHGTLSAKRLTGEMLLCAYQATRNSGTVTRSAAEAVAEGTGAVFRAWDVDSLVETYRHIAEEALERKLSWSKDDIALQNIQARVRAPSVWMLANALDRLLITTSNRSEMAVGYATMDGDTAGSLSPLAGIDKHFLLGWLAAVQAGTAFGVPAMPFLHVITAQAPTAELRPREDGKAEQTDEADLMPYPLLSRLEMLAIRDRKSPRQCLKELSSNTPWADDPRLKTWVGRFFRLWTRNQWKRERYAPSFHLDRHDLDPRAGTRFPILSAGFSEELSELGI; this is encoded by the coding sequence ATGATCCTTCGCCTCGGAGCCGCCGCGCTGGCCACCACCCCGCTGGATTTTTCCGGAAACCTCAAGCTCGCCCGCGAGGCCGTGCGCCAAGCCCGCGACCTGGGTGTGCAGCTGCTGTGCTTGCCTGAGCTGTGGATTTCCGGCTACGGCTGCGAAGACATGTTCTTGTCCGCCTGGGTGGCGGAACGATCGCTGGCTTCCCTCAAGGTCTTCGCCGCTGAGATTCCCGAAGGAATGCTGGTCACGGCAGGCCTGCCGGTGCGCGTGCGGGGCCGCGTGCACAACGCCTGCGCCCTGTTGGGAGGCGGCAAGGTGCTGGGTCTGGCGGCCAAGCGCCATCTGGCCCGCGAAGGCATCCACTACGAACCCCGCTGGTTCACGCCCTGGACTCCCGGCGCGCTGGAAACCCATCCGGAACTGGGATGCCCCATCGGCGACCAGGTCTTCGAGTGGCAGGGAGTGCGGATCGGATTCGAAATCTGCGAAGACGCCTGGGCGGCCGGACGGCCCGGCCTGGAGCTGGCCGCCGCCGACTGCGATGTCATCCTGTGTCCGTCGGCATCCCACTTCGCCCTGGGCAAGGACATCTTGCGCGGACGGCTGGTCGCCGACGGATCGCGTTCGCTGGGCACGGCCTTCGTGTGGGCCAACCTCTCCGGCAACGAAGCCGGCCGCGCCATCTACGACGCCTCGTGCCGGATCGCCTCGTGTGGACGGATTCTGACCGAAGGCGAACGACTCACCTTCCGTTCCGTGGTGGTTTCCGCCGCGGATGTGGATCTGGAAGAGATCCGCACGCATCGAGCCGTGTCGGGGCATCCCGTCCCCGCCAACGCCCCGCGCGTGCAGCTGGTGGATCTTCCCATCGCACCCGCCAAGGCGGATCTCCCCGCCGCGATCGAACGCGGCACCTTTGACCCGCACACGGAATTCGCCCGCGCCACGGCGCTTGCCATGTGGGACTACCTGCGCAAGGCCGGCGCCAAGGGATTCATCCTGTCCCTTTCCGGCGGCGCCGACAGCGCGGCCTGCGCGGTCCTTTCGCATCTGGCCTTCCACTGGGCGCTGGAAGAACTCGGCGAAGACGGTTTCCGTCAAGCACTGCCGCGCATCGACCTCCCCCACGGGACGCTTTCCGCCAAGCGCCTGACCGGCGAAATGCTCCTTTGCGCCTACCAGGCCACCCGCAACTCCGGCACCGTGACGCGATCGGCCGCCGAGGCCGTGGCCGAAGGCACGGGCGCGGTCTTCCGGGCCTGGGACGTGGACTCGCTGGTGGAAACCTACCGCCACATCGCCGAAGAGGCATTGGAGCGGAAATTGTCGTGGTCCAAGGACGACATCGCCTTGCAGAACATCCAGGCCCGCGTGCGGGCGCCCTCGGTGTGGATGCTCGCCAACGCCTTGGATCGCCTTTTGATCACCACGTCCAACCGTTCGGAAATGGCCGTGGGTTACGCCACCATGGACGGCGATACCGCGGGTTCGCTCTCGCCGCTGGCCGGGATCGACAAGCATTTTCTGCTGGGTTGGTTGGCCGCCGTGCAGGCAGGCACAGCCTTTGGCGTTCCCGCGATGCCCTTTCTGCACGTGATCACGGCCCAAGCCCCCACGGCGGAATTGCGCCCTCGCGAAGACGGCAAGGCCGAACAAACCGACGAAGCCGACCTGATGCCCTACCCGCTTCTGTCGCGTCTGGAGATGCTGGCCATCCGCGATCGCAAATCACCGCGCCAATGCCTCAAGGAACTCTCCAGCAACACGCCTTGGGCGGACGACCCGCGTTTGAAGACCTGGGTGGGACGCTTCTTCCGGCTCTGGACCCGAAACCAATGGAAGCGAGAACGCTACGCGCCCAGCTTCCACCTCGACCGCCACGATCTGGATCCACGCGCCGGCACGCGCTTTCCCATCCTTTCGGCGGGCTTCTCGGAAGAACTATCGGAACTGGGGATCTGA
- a CDS encoding CapA family protein has translation MILPCALGLLVGFRVAVFGDAHFDRGVRTALHGKDPAELLASTKVLRDSADVSILNLETPLCDSNAAPARKGGIRLRSDPLVAASLARAGFSAVTLANNHVMDRGEAGLRSTSKALADAGVRSVGADPSGDPCRPLLVGDATDSVAIFAWTPLPGIDGRRVCAELERVVRGIRAATTRRIPSLVVAHWGTEGNPRVSTSQVAAAAKFAAAGAAALVGHHAHVIQFEGLSIPSMEQGMLVWYGIGNFVFDQWEPWSRDALAVELDFSGGRLAASRTIELLREGPKVRIRR, from the coding sequence TTGATCCTGCCCTGCGCATTGGGCTTGCTGGTGGGCTTTCGCGTCGCCGTGTTCGGCGACGCGCACTTCGATCGCGGCGTGCGCACGGCTCTGCACGGCAAGGATCCCGCGGAACTCCTCGCTTCCACCAAGGTCTTGCGGGACTCGGCCGATGTCTCGATCCTGAATCTGGAGACGCCCCTGTGCGACTCCAATGCCGCTCCCGCACGCAAAGGGGGGATCCGCCTGCGCTCTGATCCCTTGGTGGCCGCTTCGCTGGCACGTGCGGGATTTTCCGCCGTCACGCTCGCCAATAATCACGTGATGGATCGGGGGGAAGCGGGCTTGCGATCCACCTCCAAGGCGCTTGCCGATGCGGGCGTTCGCTCGGTGGGCGCGGATCCTTCCGGCGATCCCTGCCGCCCCCTGCTGGTCGGCGACGCAACCGATTCCGTCGCGATCTTCGCCTGGACGCCGCTACCGGGAATCGATGGACGCAGGGTCTGCGCGGAGCTCGAACGGGTCGTCAGGGGGATCCGCGCCGCGACCACCAGACGGATTCCGTCACTGGTGGTCGCCCACTGGGGCACCGAGGGGAATCCGCGAGTCTCCACGTCGCAGGTCGCGGCCGCCGCCAAGTTCGCCGCTGCAGGCGCCGCCGCCCTGGTGGGCCATCATGCCCACGTGATCCAATTCGAAGGCCTGTCCATCCCCTCCATGGAGCAGGGCATGTTGGTCTGGTACGGGATCGGCAACTTCGTGTTCGACCAATGGGAGCCGTGGTCGCGCGACGCCTTGGCCGTGGAACTGGATTTTTCGGGAGGTCGGTTGGCAGCCAGCCGCACGATCGAGTTGCTTCGCGAGGGACCCAAGGTGCGGATCAGACGCTGA
- a CDS encoding DUF3160 domain-containing protein yields MTSTDPAPRRRIHPAVVVLLVLGLLGAAAGGLWKIIGSIRIVSTESTGFTGITSSNAFLSLFAGEADTLPSYLAPYHQDEEFRFEFPTDVPPPRMDTTLDLSKFSLEQVRYLRAFVLARHGKLFTDMVLRGFFQRFAWYQPIWIPEDFEPKLAPWEKRWHDRLLIREEELRKDSWHDMDGIRQGRATHLANAMMFDTLPPPFLARLDSVGFAIVPGTHRQLWHVYDKNQYDNVPSLVTPDLYLQLLHMHFKYLVKSVEREKLIPALRLSLADLRDRLAQPVPPSMQEGKNRAEAGIALAQAFLDRSEAPLAFLDPSIKDAALGDYRQGTSAEGSASAILQDRLVDWTLLKPRGHYESSDTLAGYFRALKWLGIARWKLDSEHLPAALAIGRAWNSFGAEGPDGLRKIAAFADLVSGPSNGLSPRDLLAASAGQDLTAFADNAEAARSLVEKTLARDPARIKAKAANPNAEADLATPFLRVFPLRWSADAEILQRLVEVKEKKRLYPSGLDIFAVRKVGPAKEILLESDPTTKAWEGWKDTVEALQRTPELSKGTDFHSRRMRLNQTLFSVPSATAGFQKTPLWQRHVLVTNLAAWTLQKQENILYQEQATSVEAGEGGGPPPPDPKGWVDPNVEFWTGAADLVRALDSSLGTLGLRTVELASLHQEFLADFAWLADASRRELAGQDLTKSQLDNIDWIGGRVEQLTSRITGIDAYLIERSEEALAAAAVDVYAFNGQPLMEATAHADELWAVVELGGFLHLVRGAVFSHREWQSPRRITDKEWHQQLEAGQAPSRPSWQNPLFVDIKSPGPASKSGGDAP; encoded by the coding sequence ATGACATCGACCGACCCCGCGCCACGGCGCCGCATCCACCCTGCGGTGGTGGTGCTCCTGGTGCTAGGACTTCTCGGCGCGGCCGCAGGAGGGCTGTGGAAGATCATCGGATCCATCCGCATCGTCTCCACCGAATCCACGGGCTTCACCGGCATCACCAGTTCCAACGCCTTCCTTTCGCTGTTCGCGGGCGAAGCCGACACGCTTCCTTCCTATCTGGCTCCGTACCACCAGGACGAGGAATTCCGCTTCGAATTCCCCACGGATGTCCCCCCGCCTCGCATGGACACCACATTGGATTTGTCCAAGTTTTCGCTGGAGCAGGTGCGGTACCTGCGCGCGTTCGTTCTGGCCCGCCACGGCAAGCTGTTTACCGACATGGTCCTGCGCGGCTTTTTCCAGCGTTTTGCCTGGTACCAGCCCATCTGGATTCCGGAAGATTTCGAGCCCAAGCTCGCCCCCTGGGAAAAGCGCTGGCACGACAGGCTGTTGATCCGCGAGGAGGAGCTCCGCAAGGATTCATGGCACGATATGGACGGAATCCGTCAAGGGCGAGCGACCCACCTGGCCAACGCGATGATGTTCGACACCCTTCCGCCCCCGTTTTTGGCACGACTGGATTCCGTGGGCTTCGCCATCGTTCCCGGCACCCACCGGCAGCTGTGGCACGTCTACGACAAAAACCAGTACGACAATGTTCCGTCGCTGGTGACACCCGATCTGTACCTGCAGCTTCTGCACATGCACTTCAAGTACCTGGTCAAATCGGTGGAGCGGGAAAAGCTCATCCCGGCCCTGCGCCTTTCGCTGGCCGATCTGCGCGACCGCCTGGCCCAACCCGTGCCGCCCTCGATGCAGGAGGGGAAGAATCGCGCCGAAGCCGGCATCGCCCTGGCCCAGGCGTTCCTGGATCGCTCGGAGGCACCTTTGGCCTTCCTGGATCCCTCCATCAAGGACGCCGCGCTCGGCGACTACCGCCAAGGCACCAGCGCCGAGGGGTCCGCAAGCGCCATCCTGCAGGACAGGTTGGTCGACTGGACCTTGCTGAAACCTCGCGGGCACTATGAGTCTTCCGACACCCTGGCCGGATACTTCCGCGCCCTGAAGTGGCTGGGGATCGCCCGCTGGAAGCTGGATTCCGAACACCTTCCTGCGGCCTTGGCCATCGGCCGGGCCTGGAACTCCTTCGGAGCCGAAGGTCCCGACGGCCTGCGCAAGATCGCCGCCTTCGCGGATCTGGTGTCGGGCCCCTCCAACGGCCTTTCGCCCCGGGATCTCCTGGCGGCAAGCGCTGGACAGGATTTGACCGCTTTCGCCGACAACGCCGAAGCGGCCAGGTCCTTGGTGGAAAAGACCCTGGCTCGCGACCCCGCGCGGATCAAGGCCAAAGCGGCCAATCCAAACGCCGAAGCGGACCTCGCCACGCCTTTCCTGCGCGTGTTCCCGCTGCGGTGGTCGGCCGACGCCGAGATCCTCCAGCGCCTGGTGGAGGTGAAGGAAAAGAAACGCCTCTACCCCAGCGGCCTGGACATCTTCGCCGTCCGCAAGGTGGGGCCCGCCAAGGAGATCCTCCTCGAATCCGATCCCACCACGAAGGCCTGGGAGGGCTGGAAGGACACGGTGGAGGCCCTCCAGCGCACGCCGGAACTTTCCAAGGGAACCGATTTCCATTCGCGACGGATGCGCTTGAACCAGACCTTGTTCTCGGTTCCGTCGGCCACCGCCGGATTCCAGAAAACCCCGCTTTGGCAGAGGCATGTCTTGGTGACAAATCTTGCTGCCTGGACGCTCCAAAAGCAGGAAAACATCCTCTACCAGGAGCAGGCCACCTCCGTCGAGGCCGGCGAGGGAGGCGGACCTCCGCCGCCCGATCCCAAAGGCTGGGTGGACCCCAACGTGGAGTTCTGGACCGGTGCGGCCGATCTGGTGCGCGCATTGGATTCGTCGCTGGGGACCCTGGGGCTGCGCACCGTGGAGCTGGCCTCCCTCCACCAGGAATTCCTCGCCGATTTCGCCTGGCTCGCAGACGCCTCGCGCCGCGAGCTTGCCGGACAGGATCTGACCAAATCCCAATTGGACAACATCGATTGGATCGGGGGCCGCGTGGAACAGCTCACCTCCCGGATCACCGGGATCGACGCGTACCTGATCGAGCGATCGGAGGAGGCTCTGGCCGCCGCCGCCGTGGACGTTTACGCCTTCAACGGCCAGCCCCTGATGGAGGCCACCGCCCACGCCGACGAGCTGTGGGCCGTGGTGGAGCTCGGCGGATTCCTGCATCTGGTCCGAGGCGCCGTGTTCAGCCACCGCGAATGGCAGTCCCCCAGGAGGATCACCGACAAGGAATGGCACCAGCAGTTGGAAGCGGGCCAAGCGCCGTCGCGCCCCTCCTGGCAGAATCCGCTGTTTGTCGACATCAAGTCGCCCGGTCCCGCCAGCAAGTCCGGCGGCGACGCACCTTGA
- a CDS encoding CD225/dispanin family protein: MICPKCGSLNDDGAIRCIECKEVLRLDVSGNEEVPNYMVQSVLVTLFCCMPLGVMAIVSATKANELAKKGEVDEALAAADKAKTYLRMSFGVGLVFTLIYAAMQFAQ, translated from the coding sequence ATGATCTGCCCCAAATGCGGAAGCCTCAACGACGATGGTGCCATCCGCTGCATCGAATGCAAGGAAGTGTTGCGCCTGGATGTGAGCGGCAACGAAGAAGTCCCCAACTACATGGTTCAATCCGTGTTGGTCACCTTGTTCTGCTGCATGCCGCTGGGCGTCATGGCGATCGTCTCCGCAACCAAGGCCAACGAGCTGGCCAAGAAGGGAGAGGTAGATGAAGCGCTGGCTGCGGCCGACAAGGCCAAGACCTACTTGCGCATGTCCTTCGGCGTTGGACTGGTGTTCACCCTGATCTACGCCGCCATGCAGTTCGCCCAGTGA
- a CDS encoding DUF2384 domain-containing protein, which translates to MASRTKSTATTTSLERASWKGSSVHVVAKTQTIRDRVAHGAPGLTLSLSSLLRLKPGADLELAVRNGLPFSAFSAVEECLGVTTAQLSKHIRIPSRTLNRRMHDNALNPEESDRLTRLGSILAKAITLFDGDEAAARKWMLAPSRALAGMTPLQRSDTHLGAQEVATLIDQIEEGVFV; encoded by the coding sequence ATGGCAAGTAGAACAAAGAGTACGGCAACGACCACTTCGCTGGAAAGAGCCTCCTGGAAAGGCTCATCGGTGCATGTCGTCGCCAAAACGCAAACGATTCGCGACCGGGTCGCTCACGGCGCCCCCGGACTGACACTCAGCCTTTCGAGCCTCCTGAGACTCAAGCCCGGAGCGGATCTGGAGCTTGCCGTCCGAAACGGCCTTCCCTTTTCCGCGTTTTCGGCCGTGGAAGAATGCCTGGGTGTCACGACAGCCCAACTGTCGAAGCATATCCGGATCCCTTCGCGCACTCTGAACCGCAGGATGCACGACAACGCGCTGAATCCTGAAGAGTCGGATCGCCTCACGCGACTTGGCAGCATCCTGGCCAAAGCCATCACCCTGTTCGATGGCGACGAAGCCGCCGCACGGAAATGGATGCTCGCTCCCTCGCGCGCCCTTGCGGGGATGACCCCTCTGCAGCGGTCGGATACCCATCTGGGGGCCCAGGAAGTCGCCACCCTGATCGATCAGATCGAGGAAGGCGTATTCGTTTGA
- a CDS encoding esterase-like activity of phytase family protein, with the protein MFAAWAGAWEFDKAYRLPNLPLLAQRASADTAFYFYGEKSGSPKTYARTSIPVRLSGFGALARDPSDSSGSTFWVLDDRGLSTAYETTTLNARVFAFPAYHQKLVKLRVQGDSLAVLGIDSIATLESDTVFTTGLTSTKAPADETALKGSLASAVVTESAIIAPVSGGYDFEALRILPNGNFMASDELGPALVEIDGKTKRILREWWPGKGLSPMFSNRRNNRGFEAMAVTPSGVVVAMLQSAADNPSKSDTKESRAIRILRFDPKTETSKEFVYLSDLKGSAGRKASEVKIGDLVARSETRFLALEHGEDGRGKYWIDLVEFDLSAATDIFDPLARNKGKTFPVDNIWKTPEEIGMDTTNAVWDKAGIVPVSRTTIMEDLLGGGVWTSRKPEGMELLGDTAVVLMNDNDYGAQDKNADGIPHILPDAERAIAMTYLRFKPGTGIGKKVFASQNGTLRAFRVGGNLRVESGIVTDEPVRLMDLEGRVRSSGWLRDGAGSLSLEGVSGGAQVVDVGTGARRRQILVQVVR; encoded by the coding sequence ATGTTCGCCGCTTGGGCCGGAGCATGGGAGTTCGACAAGGCCTACCGGCTGCCCAATCTGCCGCTCTTGGCGCAACGCGCCAGCGCGGACACGGCCTTCTACTTCTATGGCGAGAAGAGCGGATCTCCCAAGACCTACGCGCGGACCTCCATCCCCGTGCGGCTCAGCGGGTTCGGGGCTCTGGCCCGCGATCCATCCGATTCCAGCGGATCCACGTTCTGGGTGCTGGACGACCGCGGCCTGTCCACCGCCTACGAGACCACCACCCTCAATGCCCGCGTATTCGCCTTTCCGGCCTACCACCAGAAGCTCGTGAAGCTCCGTGTCCAAGGCGATAGCCTGGCGGTGTTGGGGATCGATTCCATCGCCACGTTGGAATCCGACACGGTCTTCACCACGGGCCTTACTTCCACCAAGGCCCCTGCGGACGAAACGGCCCTGAAGGGATCCCTGGCATCCGCTGTGGTGACAGAATCTGCCATCATCGCTCCGGTGAGCGGCGGCTACGATTTCGAAGCCCTGCGCATCCTGCCCAACGGCAATTTCATGGCCTCCGACGAATTGGGGCCCGCCCTGGTGGAGATCGACGGAAAGACCAAGCGGATTTTGCGGGAGTGGTGGCCGGGCAAGGGATTGTCTCCCATGTTCAGCAACCGGCGCAACAACCGCGGCTTCGAGGCGATGGCCGTCACCCCCTCCGGCGTGGTGGTGGCCATGCTTCAATCCGCGGCCGACAACCCCTCCAAATCCGACACCAAGGAATCGCGCGCGATCCGTATCCTGCGCTTCGACCCCAAGACCGAGACCAGCAAGGAATTCGTCTATCTGTCGGATCTCAAAGGCTCGGCTGGGCGCAAGGCATCGGAAGTGAAGATCGGCGACCTCGTGGCCCGCTCGGAAACCCGTTTCCTGGCGCTGGAGCACGGCGAAGACGGTCGCGGCAAATATTGGATAGATCTCGTGGAGTTCGATCTTTCCGCAGCCACCGATATCTTCGATCCGCTCGCGCGCAACAAGGGCAAGACCTTTCCCGTGGACAACATCTGGAAAACTCCCGAAGAGATCGGCATGGACACGACCAATGCGGTGTGGGACAAGGCGGGGATCGTGCCGGTCTCCCGGACCACGATCATGGAAGACCTGCTGGGCGGCGGCGTCTGGACCAGCCGCAAGCCGGAAGGGATGGAGTTGTTGGGCGACACCGCCGTGGTGTTGATGAACGACAACGACTACGGCGCCCAAGACAAGAACGCCGACGGCATTCCCCACATCCTGCCCGATGCCGAGCGTGCGATCGCGATGACCTACCTGCGCTTCAAGCCGGGGACAGGAATTGGCAAGAAGGTTTTCGCCTCGCAAAACGGGACCTTGCGGGCCTTCCGGGTCGGCGGGAATCTGCGCGTGGAATCGGGCATCGTGACCGACGAGCCTGTGCGTTTGATGGATCTGGAAGGGCGGGTGCGCTCGAGTGGTTGGCTGCGCGACGGTGCCGGTTCGCTGTCGCTGGAAGGCGTATCCGGCGGCGCCCAGGTCGTGGACGTGGGGACGGGAGCGCGTCGGCGTCAGATCCTGGTGCAGGTGGTGCGGTAG